From a single Pseudoliparis swirei isolate HS2019 ecotype Mariana Trench chromosome 12, NWPU_hadal_v1, whole genome shotgun sequence genomic region:
- the LOC130202443 gene encoding uncharacterized protein LOC130202443 encodes MTTEDSWSNFSPGLMTTEDSWSNFSQGLMTTEDSWSNFSPGLMTTEDSWSNFSPGLMTTEDSWSNFSPGLTTEDSWSNFSPGFNIPEDSWSNFSPGLNIPEDSWSNFSPGLNITEDSWSNFSPGLTTTEDSWSNFSPGLTTTEDSWSNFSPGLTTTEDSWSNFSPGLTTTEDSWSNISPGLTTTEDSWSNFSPGLMTTEDSWSNFSPGVTTTEDSWSNFSPGLMTTEDSWSNFSPGLTTTEDSWSNFSPGLMTTEDSWSNFSPGVTTTEDSWSNIRPGLTTTEDSWSNFSPGVTTTEDSWSNFSQGLTTTED; translated from the coding sequence atgacaacagaagactcctggtctaactttagtccaggtctcatgacaacagaggactcctggtctaactttagtcaaggtctcatgacaacagaagactcctggtctaactttagtccaggtctcatgacaacagaggactcctggtctaactttagtccaggtctcatgacaacagaggactcctggtctaactttagtccaggtctcacgacagaggactcctggtctaactttagtccaggtttCAATataccagaggactcctggtctaactttagtccaggtctcaatataccagaggactcctggtctaactttagtccaggtctcaatataacagaggactcctggtctaactttagtccaggtctcacgacaacagaggactcctggtctaactttagtccaggtctcacgacaacagaggactcctggtctaactttagtccaggtctcacgacaacagaagactcctggtctaactttagtccaggtctcacgacaacagaggactcctggtctaacattagtccaggtctcacgacaacagaagactcctggtctaactttagtccaggtctcatgacaacagaggactcctggtctaactttagtccaggtgtcacgacaacagaggactcctggtctaactttagtccaggtctcatgacaacagaggactcctggtctaactttagtccaggtctcacgacaacagaggactcctggtctaactttagtccaggtctcatgacaacagaggactcctggtctaactttagtccaggtgtcacgacaacagaggactcctggtctaacattcgtccaggtctcacgacaacagaagactcctggtctaactttagtccaggtgtcacgacaacagaggactcctggtctaactttagtcaaggtctcacgacaacagaggactaa
- the LOC130202441 gene encoding histidine-rich glycoprotein-like isoform X6 — translation MLKLCYETGNVFLGERRVKSQNNHEAEPSSHCRVATRSRPSWGTRSRPSCGTRSRPSWGTRSRPSWGTAQDHVGQGRITREDTDTHTGHTHRYTDTHTDTHRYTHRTHTVHTDTHRYTQYTQIHTQDTHTDTHSTHTGHTQYTQIHTVHTDTHTQDTHTDTQIHTDTHTGHTHRYTDTHTDTHRYTHRTHTQYTQIHTIHTDTHRYTQIHTQDTHTDTQIHTDTHTGHTHNTHRYTHRTHTQYTQIHTDTHNTHRYTHRTHTQYTQIHTVHTDTHTGHTHSTHRYTQIHTDTHTDTHSTHRYTHTQYTDTHTDTHTVHTDTHTHSTRVFTGV, via the exons ATGCTGAAACTCTGTTATGAGACAGGAAATGTCTTCCTGGGAGAGAGAAGGGTCAAATCACAAAACAACCATGAAGCAGAGCCGTCCTCACACTGCAGGGTGGCAACAAGGTCACGACCTTCATGGGGCACAAGGTCACGACCTTCATGTGGCACAAGGTCACGACCTTCATGGGGCACAAGGTCACGACCTTCATGGGGCACAGCGCAGGACCATGTGGGACAAGGGAGGATaacaagagaagacacagatacacacacaggacacacacacagatacacagatacacacacagatacacacagatacacacacaggacacacacagtacacacagatacacacagatacacacagtacacacagatacacacacaggacacacacacagatacacacagtacacacacaggacacacacagtacacacagatacacacagtacacacagatacacacacacaggacacacacacagatacacagatacacacagatacacacacaggacacacacacagatacacagatacacacacagatacacacagatacacacacaggacacacacacagtacacacagatacacaca atacacacagatacacacagatacacacagatacacacacaggacacacacacagatacacagatacacacagatacacacacaggacacacacaca atacacacagatacacacacaggacacacacacagtacacacagatacacacagatacacaca atacacacagatacacacacaggacacacacacagtacacacagatacacacagtacacacagatacacacacaggacacacacacagtacacacagatacacacagatacacacagatacacacacagatacacacagtacacacagatacacacacacacagtacacagatacacacacagatacacacacagtacacacagatacacacacacacagtacacgtgtgtttacaggGGTGTGA
- the LOC130202441 gene encoding histidine-rich protein PFHRP-II-like isoform X2: MLKLCYETGNVFLGERRVKSQNNHEAEPSSHCRVATRSRPSWGTRSRPSCGTRSRPSWGTRSRPSWGTAQDHVGQGRITREDTDTHTGHTHRYTDTHTDTHRYTHRTHTVHTDTHRYTQYTQIHTQDTHTDTHSTHTGHTQYTQIHTVHTDTHTQDTHTDTQIHTDTHTGHTHRYTDTHTDTHRYTHRTHTQYTQIHTVHTDTHTGHTHRYTQIHTDTHRYTHRTHTQIHRYTQIHTQDTHTVHTDTHRYTHYTQIHTQDTQDTHTDTHIHTQIHTQDTQDTHTDTQIHTQIHTDTHRYTHRTHTQYTQIHTDTHNTHRYTHRTHTQYTQIHTVHTDTHTGHTHSTHRYTQIHTDTHTDTHSTHRYTHTQYTDTHTDTHTVHTDTHTHSTRVFTGV, encoded by the exons ATGCTGAAACTCTGTTATGAGACAGGAAATGTCTTCCTGGGAGAGAGAAGGGTCAAATCACAAAACAACCATGAAGCAGAGCCGTCCTCACACTGCAGGGTGGCAACAAGGTCACGACCTTCATGGGGCACAAGGTCACGACCTTCATGTGGCACAAGGTCACGACCTTCATGGGGCACAAGGTCACGACCTTCATGGGGCACAGCGCAGGACCATGTGGGACAAGGGAGGATaacaagagaagacacagatacacacacaggacacacacacagatacacagatacacacacagatacacacagatacacacacaggacacacacagtacacacagatacacacagatacacacagtacacacagatacacacacaggacacacacacagatacacacagtacacacacaggacacacacagtacacacagatacacacagtacacacagatacacacacacaggacacacacacagatacacagatacacacagatacacacacaggacacacacacagatacacagatacacacacagatacacacagatacacacacaggacacacacacagtacacacagatacacacagtacacacagatacacacacaggacacacacacagatacacacagatacacacagatacacacagatacacacacaggacacacacacagatacacagatacacacagatacacacacaggacacacacacagtacacacagatacacacagatacacacattacacacagatacacacacaggacacacaggacacacacacagatacacatatacacacacagatacacacacaggacacacaggacacacacacagatacacagatacacacacagatacacacagatacacacagatacacacacaggacacacacacagtacacacagatacacacagatacacaca atacacacagatacacacacaggacacacacacagtacacacagatacacacagtacacacagatacacacacaggacacacacacagtacacacagatacacacagatacacacagatacacacacagatacacacagtacacacagatacacacacacacagtacacagatacacacacagatacacacacagtacacacagatacacacacacacagtacacgtgtgtttacaggGGTGTGA
- the LOC130202441 gene encoding histidine-rich glycoprotein-like isoform X3 encodes MLKLCYETGNVFLGERRVKSQNNHEAEPSSHCRVATRSRPSWGTRSRPSCGTRSRPSWGTRSRPSWGTAQDHVGQGRITREDTDTHTGHTHRYTDTHTDTHRYTHRTHTVHTDTHRYTQYTQIHTQDTHTDTHSTHTGHTQYTQIHTVHTDTHTQDTHTDTQIHTDTHTGHTHRYTDTHTDTHRYTHRTHTQYTQIHTIHTDTHRYTQIHTQDTHTDTQIHTDTHTGHTHSTHRYTQIHTLHTDTHTGHTGHTHRYTYTHTDTHTGHTGHTHRYTDTHTDTHRYTQIHTQDTHTVHTDTHRYTQYTQIHTQDTHTVHTDTHSTHRYTHRTHTQYTQIHTDTHRYTHRYTQYTQIHTHTVHRYTHRYTHSTHRYTHTQYTCVYRGVRTMLFLF; translated from the exons ATGCTGAAACTCTGTTATGAGACAGGAAATGTCTTCCTGGGAGAGAGAAGGGTCAAATCACAAAACAACCATGAAGCAGAGCCGTCCTCACACTGCAGGGTGGCAACAAGGTCACGACCTTCATGGGGCACAAGGTCACGACCTTCATGTGGCACAAGGTCACGACCTTCATGGGGCACAAGGTCACGACCTTCATGGGGCACAGCGCAGGACCATGTGGGACAAGGGAGGATaacaagagaagacacagatacacacacaggacacacacacagatacacagatacacacacagatacacacagatacacacacaggacacacacagtacacacagatacacacagatacacacagtacacacagatacacacacaggacacacacacagatacacacagtacacacacaggacacacacagtacacacagatacacacagtacacacagatacacacacacaggacacacacacagatacacagatacacacagatacacacacaggacacacacacagatacacagatacacacacagatacacacagatacacacacaggacacacacacagtacacacagatacacaca atacacacagatacacacagatacacacagatacacacacaggacacacacacagatacacagatacacacagatacacacacaggacacacacacagtacacacagatacacacagatacacacattacacacagatacacacacaggacacacaggacacacacacagatacacatatacacacacagatacacacacaggacacacaggacacacacacagatacacagatacacacacagatacacacagatacacacagatacacacacaggacacacacacagtacacacagatacacacagatacacaca atacacacagatacacacacaggacacacacacagtacacacagatacacacagtacacacagatacacacacaggacacacacacagtacacacagatacacacagatacacacagatacacacacagatacacacagtacacacagatacacacacacacagtacacagatacacacacagatacacacacagtacacacagatacacacacacacagtacacgtgtgtttacaggGGTGTGAGAACAATGTTGTTTCTCTTTTAG
- the LOC130202441 gene encoding histidine-rich glycoprotein-like isoform X4, whose translation MLKLCYETGNVFLGERRVKSQNNHEAEPSSHCRVATRSRPSWGTRSRPSCGTRSRPSWGTRSRPSWGTAQDHVGQGRITREDTDTHTGHTHRYTDTHTDTHRYTHRTHTVHTDTHRYTQYTQIHTQDTHTDTHSTHTGHTQYTQIHTVHTDTHTQDTHTDTQIHTDTHTGHTHRYTDTHTDTHRYTHRTHTQYTQIHTIHTDTHTGHTHSTHRYTQIHTLHTDTHTGHTGHTHRYTYTHTDTHTGHTGHTHRYTDTHTDTHRYTQIHTQDTHTVHTDTHRYTQYTHRTHTQYTQIHTQDTHTVHTDTHSTHRYTHRTHTQYTQIHTDTHRYTHRYTQYTQIHTHTVHRYTHRYTHSTHRYTHTQYTCVYRGVRTMLFLF comes from the exons ATGCTGAAACTCTGTTATGAGACAGGAAATGTCTTCCTGGGAGAGAGAAGGGTCAAATCACAAAACAACCATGAAGCAGAGCCGTCCTCACACTGCAGGGTGGCAACAAGGTCACGACCTTCATGGGGCACAAGGTCACGACCTTCATGTGGCACAAGGTCACGACCTTCATGGGGCACAAGGTCACGACCTTCATGGGGCACAGCGCAGGACCATGTGGGACAAGGGAGGATaacaagagaagacacagatacacacacaggacacacacacagatacacagatacacacacagatacacacagatacacacacaggacacacacagtacacacagatacacacagatacacacagtacacacagatacacacacaggacacacacacagatacacacagtacacacacaggacacacacagtacacacagatacacacagtacacacagatacacacacacaggacacacacacagatacacagatacacacagatacacacacaggacacacacacagatacacagatacacacacagatacacacagatacacacacaggacacacacacagtacacacagatacacaca atacacacagatacacacacaggacacacacacagtacacacagatacacacagatacacacattacacacagatacacacacaggacacacaggacacacacacagatacacatatacacacacagatacacacacaggacacacaggacacacacacagatacacagatacacacacagatacacacagatacacacagatacacacacaggacacacacacagtacacacagatacacacagatacacacagtacacacacaggacacacacaca atacacacagatacacacacaggacacacacacagtacacacagatacacacagtacacacagatacacacacaggacacacacacagtacacacagatacacacagatacacacagatacacacacagatacacacagtacacacagatacacacacacacagtacacagatacacacacagatacacacacagtacacacagatacacacacacacagtacacgtgtgtttacaggGGTGTGAGAACAATGTTGTTTCTCTTTTAG
- the LOC130202441 gene encoding histidine-rich glycoprotein-like isoform X5 produces the protein MGHKVTTFMWHKVTTFMGHKVTTFMGHSAGPCGTREDNKRRHRYTHRTHTQIHRYTHRYTQIHTQDTHSTHRYTQIHTVHTDTHTGHTHRYTQYTHRTHTVHTDTHSTHRYTHTGHTHRYTDTHRYTHRTHTQIHRYTHRYTQIHTQDTHTVHTDTHSTHRYTHRTHTQIHTDTHRYTQIHTQDTHTDTQIHTDTHTGHTHSTHRYTQIHTLHTDTHTGHTGHTHRYTYTHTDTHTGHTGHTHRYTDTHTDTHRYTQIHTQDTHTVHTDTHRYTQYTHRTHTQYTQIHTQDTHTVHTDTHSTHRYTHRTHTQYTQIHTDTHRYTHRYTQYTQIHTHTVHRYTHRYTHSTHRYTHTQYTCVYRGVRTMLFLF, from the exons ATGGGGCACAAGGTCACGACCTTCATGTGGCACAAGGTCACGACCTTCATGGGGCACAAGGTCACGACCTTCATGGGGCACAGCGCAGGACCATGTGGGACAAGGGAGGATaacaagagaagacacagatacacacacaggacacacacacagatacacagatacacacacagatacacacagatacacacacaggacacacacagtacacacagatacacacagatacacacagtacacacagatacacacacaggacacacacacagatacacacagtacacacacaggacacacacagtacacacagatacacacagtacacacagatacacacacacaggacacacacacagatacacagatacacacagatacacacacaggacacacacacagatacacagatacacacacagatacacacagatacacacacaggacacacacacagtacacacagatacacacagtacacacagatacacacacaggacacacacacagatacacacagatacacacagatacacacagatacacacacaggacacacacacagatacacagatacacacagatacacacacaggacacacacacagtacacacagatacacacagatacacacattacacacagatacacacacaggacacacaggacacacacacagatacacatatacacacacagatacacacacaggacacacaggacacacacacagatacacagatacacacacagatacacacagatacacacagatacacacacaggacacacacacagtacacacagatacacacagatacacacagtacacacacaggacacacacaca atacacacagatacacacacaggacacacacacagtacacacagatacacacagtacacacagatacacacacaggacacacacacagtacacacagatacacacagatacacacagatacacacacagatacacacagtacacacagatacacacacacacagtacacagatacacacacagatacacacacagtacacacagatacacacacacacagtacacgtgtgtttacaggGGTGTGAGAACAATGTTGTTTCTCTTTTAG
- the LOC130202441 gene encoding histidine-rich glycoprotein-like isoform X1: MLKLCYETGNVFLGERRVKSQNNHEAEPSSHCRVATRSRPSWGTRSRPSCGTRSRPSWGTRSRPSWGTAQDHVGQGRITREDTDTHTGHTHRYTDTHTDTHRYTHRTHTVHTDTHRYTQYTQIHTQDTHTDTHSTHTGHTQYTQIHTVHTDTHTQDTHTDTQIHTDTHTGHTHRYTDTHTDTHRYTHRTHTQYTQIHTIHTDTHRYTQIHTQDTHTDTQIHTDTHTGHTHSTHRYTQIHTLHTDTHTGHTGHTHRYTYTHTDTHTGHTGHTHRYTDTHTDTHRYTQIHTQDTHTVHTDTHRYTQYTHRTHTQYTQIHTQDTHTVHTDTHSTHRYTHRTHTQYTQIHTDTHRYTHRYTQYTQIHTHTVHRYTHRYTHSTHRYTHTQYTCVYRGVRTMLFLF, from the exons ATGCTGAAACTCTGTTATGAGACAGGAAATGTCTTCCTGGGAGAGAGAAGGGTCAAATCACAAAACAACCATGAAGCAGAGCCGTCCTCACACTGCAGGGTGGCAACAAGGTCACGACCTTCATGGGGCACAAGGTCACGACCTTCATGTGGCACAAGGTCACGACCTTCATGGGGCACAAGGTCACGACCTTCATGGGGCACAGCGCAGGACCATGTGGGACAAGGGAGGATaacaagagaagacacagatacacacacaggacacacacacagatacacagatacacacacagatacacacagatacacacacaggacacacacagtacacacagatacacacagatacacacagtacacacagatacacacacaggacacacacacagatacacacagtacacacacaggacacacacagtacacacagatacacacagtacacacagatacacacacacaggacacacacacagatacacagatacacacagatacacacacaggacacacacacagatacacagatacacacacagatacacacagatacacacacaggacacacacacagtacacacagatacacaca atacacacagatacacacagatacacacagatacacacacaggacacacacacagatacacagatacacacagatacacacacaggacacacacacagtacacacagatacacacagatacacacattacacacagatacacacacaggacacacaggacacacacacagatacacatatacacacacagatacacacacaggacacacaggacacacacacagatacacagatacacacacagatacacacagatacacacagatacacacacaggacacacacacagtacacacagatacacacagatacacacagtacacacacaggacacacacaca atacacacagatacacacacaggacacacacacagtacacacagatacacacagtacacacagatacacacacaggacacacacacagtacacacagatacacacagatacacacagatacacacacagatacacacagtacacacagatacacacacacacagtacacagatacacacacagatacacacacagtacacacagatacacacacacacagtacacgtgtgtttacaggGGTGTGAGAACAATGTTGTTTCTCTTTTAG